Proteins encoded together in one Pontiella desulfatans window:
- a CDS encoding sulfatase family protein, translating to MNRKTIFEAGLFCLAALSAQVVLAENPPNVVLIFADDLGYGDLGCYGATKVQTPNIDKLASQGRRFTDAHSASAVCTPSRYGLLTGEYPFRAQGGKGIWGPCSHSQSLLIDADKLTLAQLFKNKGYATAAVGKWHLGFGTGKTDWNKPLRPGPLELGFDYYFGVPKVNSGFPYVYVENDAIVGYDPNDPLVFGKGITPSKTTTYPPEAGKKTANQFGGAKKAHAIYDDEKTGMLLTEKAVKWIEGNKEKPFFLYFPTTNIHHPFTPAPQFKGTSQAGLYGDFIHEFDWMVGELMKCLEENGLTENTLVIVTSDNGGMFNTGGQDAFAAGHRQNGELLGFKFGVWEGGQRVPFIATWPGNIQPNTVSGQLISGVDMLATFAAITGQTVEKKQLADSINVLPALVGDPAAPLRDTLVLCPFRRTHLSIRKGKWIYIPGQGSGGFKGAPGTHAAGGPACVSFVGNVNSDIEGGKIKTGAPPAQLYDIEADVNQTTNLYNQYPEVVQEMQALLKSHEPAKPPASERTSQKKKKSR from the coding sequence ATGAACAGAAAAACCATTTTTGAAGCAGGCCTGTTTTGTCTTGCCGCTCTGTCCGCGCAGGTGGTCCTTGCTGAGAATCCGCCAAACGTGGTTTTGATCTTTGCCGACGATCTCGGCTATGGCGATCTCGGTTGCTACGGCGCGACGAAAGTGCAGACGCCGAATATCGACAAGCTGGCCTCCCAAGGCCGACGCTTCACCGACGCGCACTCGGCGTCGGCCGTCTGCACACCGTCGCGCTACGGGTTGCTGACCGGGGAGTATCCGTTTCGGGCGCAGGGCGGCAAAGGAATCTGGGGGCCGTGCAGCCATTCGCAGTCGTTGCTGATCGATGCCGACAAACTCACGCTCGCCCAGCTGTTCAAAAACAAGGGCTATGCCACGGCGGCGGTCGGCAAATGGCATCTGGGGTTCGGAACCGGAAAGACCGACTGGAACAAGCCGCTGCGTCCGGGGCCGCTGGAGCTGGGGTTCGATTATTATTTCGGGGTGCCGAAGGTGAACAGCGGTTTCCCCTACGTCTACGTAGAGAATGACGCGATCGTCGGCTATGACCCGAATGATCCATTGGTTTTCGGCAAGGGGATAACGCCGTCGAAGACCACAACGTATCCGCCCGAGGCCGGCAAGAAAACGGCAAACCAGTTTGGCGGCGCGAAGAAGGCGCATGCGATTTACGACGATGAAAAGACGGGGATGCTGCTCACGGAGAAGGCCGTCAAATGGATTGAAGGAAATAAAGAAAAACCGTTCTTCCTCTATTTTCCGACCACGAATATCCACCATCCGTTCACCCCGGCGCCGCAGTTTAAAGGAACCAGTCAGGCGGGGCTCTACGGCGACTTTATCCATGAGTTCGACTGGATGGTCGGCGAACTGATGAAGTGCCTGGAAGAAAACGGCCTGACCGAAAATACGCTGGTGATCGTCACCAGCGACAACGGCGGCATGTTCAACACCGGTGGACAGGATGCTTTTGCCGCCGGGCACCGGCAGAACGGCGAGCTGCTAGGGTTCAAGTTCGGCGTTTGGGAAGGCGGCCAGCGGGTGCCGTTCATTGCCACGTGGCCGGGCAACATCCAGCCGAACACGGTGTCCGGGCAGTTGATTAGCGGGGTGGACATGCTGGCCACCTTTGCCGCAATCACGGGGCAGACCGTGGAAAAGAAACAGCTCGCCGACAGCATCAATGTGCTGCCGGCCCTGGTGGGTGATCCGGCCGCCCCCTTGCGGGACACGCTGGTGCTTTGCCCCTTCAGGCGCACCCACCTATCCATTCGCAAAGGCAAGTGGATCTACATCCCGGGGCAGGGGAGCGGCGGTTTTAAAGGAGCCCCGGGCACCCATGCAGCCGGCGGGCCGGCATGTGTATCCTTTGTCGGAAACGTGAATAGCGACATTGAAGGCGGGAAGATCAAAACGGGAGCGCCGCCCGCCCAGCTCTACGATATCGAGGCCGACGTTAACCAAACGACGAACCTTTATAACCAGTATCCTGAAGTTGTTCAGGAAATGCAGGCGTTGCTGAAGAGCCATGAGCCCGCAAAGCCCCCGGCTTCGGAACGTACATCGCAGAAAAAAAAGAAAAGCAGGTGA